Part of the Cupriavidus basilensis genome is shown below.
GCCGCGCGCAGGTGGGCGCAGCTCAATCCCGATGCGTTCTCGCGCGACCCGCTTACGGTGGATGACGTCATCAACGCGAAGATGATCTCGGACCCGCTCACGGTGCGTGATTGCTGCCTGGTCACCGATGGCGCCGGCGCCTTCGTGGTCACGCGGGCCGACCGCGCGCGCGGCCTGCACGCCAGCCCGGTGTATGTGCTGGGTTGCGGCCATGCCCACTGGCACCGGCAGATTTCCTGCATGGACGATGTGACGGTCACGCCCGCCGTGGAGTCCGGGCGCAGGGCATTCACCGAGGCGGGCCTGACGCCGGACGATATCGACGTGGTGGAGCTCTACGATGCGTTCACCATCAACCCGATCCTGTTCCTGGAGGATCTCGGCTTCTGCGCCAAGGGCGAGGGCGGCGCCTTCGTGTCTGGTGGGCGCATCGAGCCGGGCGGTGCGTTCCCGATGAACACCAATGGCGGCGGGCTGTCCTGCCTCCACCCGGGCATGTACAGCATCTTCCTGGTGATCGAGGCCGTCACGCAGCTGCGCCGCGAGGCGGGCGCCCGCCAGGTCAAGGACGCGGACATTGCGCTGGTGCATGGCAATGGCGGCGTGCTGTCCAGCCAGGCTACGGCCATTCTCTCCACCTCGCTTTGAGCCCGCGCAATCCTATGACTTCCCGTTCTTCGGCATCCGTCTTCACCCCGCTCACCGCTACGGTGCCGACGGTGCCGACGGTGCAATACGGCCGCCAGGGCCGTATCGCCATCCTGTTGCTCGACAACCCACCCGTGAACGGCCTCGGGGACACCGTGCGCCTTGGCCTGTTCGACGGCATCGCCCAGGCCACGCAAGACGATGCCGTGGCGGCAATCGTGATCCTCGGCGCCGGCAAGGTGTTCTGCGGCGGCGCGGATATCCGCCAGTTCAATGCGCCGGCTGCCAGCGCGCAGCCCACCCTGCGCCAGGTGATCGCGCGCATCGAGCAGTCGGCCAAGCCGGTGGTTGCCGCCATTCATGGCGTGGCGCTGGGCGGTGGCATGGAACTGGCGCTCGGTTGCCACTACCGCATCGCCAGCGCCGATGCCAGCCTGGGGCTGCCCGAGGTCAACCTCGGGCTGGTGCCGGGCGGCGGCGGCACGCAGCGCCTGCCGCGCCTGATTGGCGTACCGGCGGCGCTGGAGCTGATCCAGGGCGGCAAGCCCGTGCGCGGTGACAAGGCGGTGGCGCTCGGCATGGCCGATGCACTGATCGATGGCGATCCGCTGGCCGCGGCCATGGCCTTCGCCGAGCGCGTGGCCGGTTTGCCGGGCGCCCATCCGGTGATCGCGCGCAGGCCTTGTGCCGATGCCGCTGGCGTGGACTTTGCAGCGCGCAGCGCGGCGGTTAGCGCCAAGGCGCGCAATGCGCTGGCGCAACGCGCCGCCATTGCTTGCGTGCAAGCCGCCACGCGCCTGCCGATCGACGCCGGTCTCGACGACGAACGTGCCCGCTTCGACCAGCTCGTGGCAAGCACGGAATCGAAGGCGCTGCGCCACCTCTTCTTCGCCGAGCGCGAGGCGCCCAAGGTGGCAGCACTGCCGGCAGGCGCATCGCTGCGCACTGTGGCGCGGGTGGGCATTCTCGGCGCCGGCACCATGGGCGCAGGCATTGCCATGGCCTTTGCCAACGCCGGCATTGCGGTGACCTTGCTGGAGCAGCAGCAGGCCGCGCTGGATCGGGGGCTGGCCATGATCCGCCGCAACTACGAGATCACGGCCGCCAAGGGCAAGCTCACGGCGCAGGAGATTGCACAGCGGATGGCATGCATCACGCCCACGCTGGCCGATGCCGCCCTGGCGGACGCCGACCTGGTCATCGAAGCGGTCTTCGAGGACATGGCGGTCAAAAAGGCCGTGTTCGCCCGGCTCGACGCGTTATGCAAGCCCGGCGCCATCCTCGCCACCAATACCTCGCGCCTGAGCATCGACGTGATCGCCGCATCCACTTCGCGCCCGCAAGATGTGATCGGGCTGCACTTCTTCAGCCCGGCCAATGTCATGAAGCTGCTGGAAGTGGTGCAGGGCGAGCGCACCGCTCCGGAGGTCATCGCCACCTGCATGAAGATGGCCCGGGCCATCGGCAAGATCCCGGTGCTGGTGCGCGTGTGCGAAGGGTTTGTCGGCAACCGCATGCTCACGCCATACTGGCGCGAGGCCGGCTTCCTGCTGGAGGAGGGCGCATCGCCGCAACAGGTGGACGGCGCGCTCACGCGCTTTGGCATGGCCATGGGCCCGCTGGCCATGGCCGATCTTGCCGGCATGGATATCAACTGGGCCACGCGCAAGCGGCTCGCGCCGACGCGGCCCGCGCACCTGCGCTACTCCAAGGTGGCCGATCGCATCTGCGAGCAAGGCCGCTTCGGCCAGAAGACCAATGCGGGCTATTACCGCTACGAAGCCGGTAGCCGCGCGCCGCTGCCCGATCCGGCGGTCGACGCACTGATCCGCGCCTGCGCGGCGGAAGCCGGCATCGAACGCCGCGAGGTGAGTGACGAGGAGATCGTCGAGCGCTGCATGCTCGCGCTGGCCAACGAGGGCGCGCGCATCCTGGAGGAGGGCATCGCGCGGCGCGCCGCGGATATCGACGTGGTGTACGTGCATGGCTACGGCTTTCCTGCCTGGCGCGGCGGGCCGATGTTCCATGCCGAGACCATCGGCCTGGGCCGCACGCTCGAGAAGATCCGGGCGTTGAATGCCATCCACGGCGAGCACTGGACGCCGGCGCCACTGCTGGTGCGGCTGGTGGCGCAGGGCCGCGAGACCTTCGCCGCAGGCTGAAACGGCGCAAGGCGCGTGCCTGTGTGCCCGGGCCCCGGTTGCCTTACGGCGAAAGGCGGAGGACACTAGCGTAGTTTTTGCTGGTGCCAGCCGGGCGGTCGCGCCCAGCGTTTCTTCGTTGTCAGCCAGGTAGCCGAGGATGTTGCCAAGAATCACCCGTCTGCTGCAGCGCGTGGACGAAAGCATTGCGCAAGCCGGCGGGCGAGCATGACCAGCACGCTGCTTTCCCGTGCCCATCCGTGGCTGCGGCGCGTGCTGCGCCCGGTGCTGGACCCGGCGCGCCGCTACCGCCATGCCAAGGTGATTCATGCCGCCAGGGTGGCGCTTGGCCTGCTGACGTCCATTGCGCTGACCACGGGCATCCACCTGCCTCATGGCGAATGGGCATCGATCACGCTGCTGGTGGTCATCGGCGGCCTGCAGCACCACGGCAATATCCGCAAGAAGGCGGCCGAGCGTGCGCTCGGCACGCTGATCGGCGCGGGCGCGGGGCTGGTGATCATCCTGCAGCAATCGTATTTTCACGCGCCCTTGCTCAGCTACGCGCTGATCGTCATCGCTTGCGCCATCTGTGCGTATCACGCGATCGGCAAGGGTGGCTACGTGGCGCTGCTCTCCGCCATTACCATCTTTATCGTCGCCGGCCATGGCGAGAACGCCATTGCGGACGGCCTCTGGCGCGCGGCGGATGTGCTGATCGGCATCGCGATCGCACTGCTGTTCTCCTTCGCGCTGCCCCTGCACGCCACCTATACGTGGCGCTACAAGCTGGCCGAGGCCCTGCGCAGTTGCGCCAGGATGCACACGGCCATCGTCAACGATGCGGGCTTCGACCGGGCCGTGCTGCAGCAGGCCATGGTCCTGCAAGGCAGCTTGCTGGTACAGCTGCGATCGCTGATGCCGTCGGTGGCCAAGGAGATCAATGTCTCGATGGACCAGCTCGAAGCCATCCAGCACGCCATGCGCGTGTGCATCAGCCTGCTGGAAGTGCTCGCGGCCACGCGCCCGCGCGTTGACGACGAACAGGCCAAGGCATTCGTGCGCGACCATCTTGCCGAAGAGAACCGCCGCATCAGCGCCATGCTGATCGGCATGGCGCGCGCGTTGACCCATGGCGTGGTGGCGCGCCTGGCGCCGCGTGGTACTTGTTCGCTTGCGCGAATTGCGGGCACCGTTGCGCCGCAATGGGCTGGCTATGTCTCGCTGACGCTGCGCTTGTCCGGCGAGTTCGACGATCTCAGGCAGCGTCTGGCGGCCATCGCGGATCGCTGGAACATTTAAGCCCGCTTTGGTGTTCAACGGTTGCTTCGACGCCGATGCTGAAGTTTGCCCAGGCGCCGGCCTCGTGGATTGCCGGCAGGGAGGAAGCTGGCTGTCAGGATTGGCCTTCGGCCGCACCCGCGCCACGCGGGTACCACAGCAGCCGGCGCAGCATCCAGGCCCCGGCCAGCCCTAGTGGAACCGCTAACGCCCACACGCTGAGCGGCGCTTCCAGCGCCGTGCTGTCCGGCGCCATCGCGGCTGAGATCATGACGCCGGTGTTCAGGCCCGCGTGCAGGACGATGCCGGGCCACAGCGAACGTGTGCGGCAATAGAGCGCCGCCGCGAACAGCCCGATGGCGAATGCGATCACGAACTGGTAGATGTTCAGGTGCGCCACGCCGAAGACGAAGGCCGAATACACCGTGGCATCGGCACGCGCGTACCGCCCCAGCATGCCGCGCAGCAGGATGCCGCGGAAGAACATCTCCTCAACGAACGGCGCGATCACGCACACCAGCACCCAGATGCCGATGCCGCCGCTCGTCATCTGCGTGATCATGCGCGCGTCGTCGGCGGAAAAGGGGAGCAGCGCCTCTATGCCGACCATGGCCAGGCCGTCGAGCAGCAAGATCAGCGGCACCATCAGCAGGATCGGCGGGCCCAACAGGCCGAGCGTGGCCGCCACGCTGGCGCCGCCCTCGTGGAACAGCTTGCGATAGCTCAACCCGCTGGCATGCAGCAAGGTGCTGAACACCAGCCCGTAGCAGGCCACGCGGATGAGGCTGGCAGCGGCCATCGGCTGCATGCCGTTGCGCAGCAAGGCCGGGCGCAGCAACATGGTCAATATCACCTCGACAAACCAGGCCACGAAGGTGAGCGCTAGCGCCCACTGGAAGGTAATCGGTCGGGTCTGGTCTGGCCGGTTGGGATTCATGGATCGCGAGATCTATCGGGGCGAAGGGCTTGTCGTAGACGGCCGTCTCCATTAACGGCAGCGGCACCGCGATTCTGTAGGTTCGGCTGCTCGGAAACGGCGCGAAAGCCATGCGCGCGGCGCTGCGCCGCGGTACCGATTCTGGGGTCGTCGGGTCTGCCTGGCCAGGTGGGTATACTCTGCGAGTGCGGCGCTCGGAAGCAACTATCCGGTCCCCGGCACAACTACCAGCAGAAGCGATGAAGCAGGCAAAAAAAGCCATTGAGGGCAACCCGCCCAGCGAAGAGGGCAGCGGCAAGACACCGGCAGCGTTGCCGCACGCTCGCAGCTCGCCCCGAGCAACCGGCAGCGCCACGGTGGCCGATGTCGCCAGCATCGCTGGCGTATCTGCCATGACGGTGTCGCGGGTCCTGAACAACCCGGAACGGGTTTCGCCTCGCACGCTCGCAGTGGTGAAAGGTGCCATCGAGCGCACTGGCTATGTGCCGAACCTGCTCGCAGGGGGACTGGCTTCACGCCGTAGCCGGCTCGTTGCGGTAGTGGTGCCGACCATCGCGAATTCCATGTTCGCCCAAGTCACGCAGGCGCTCACGGACGAACTCGGCAAGTCCGGATACCAGGTGATGCTCGGCCTTTCCGGATACGACGTGTCGCGCGAGCAGGAATTGCTGGACGCCATCCTGAGCCGCCGTCCCGATGGCATTGTGCTGACCGGCACGGTGCATACCGACACCACGCGCACCCGACTGCTCAAATCCGGCATCCCGCTGGTCGAGACCTGGGATATGAGTCCCTCGCCAATGGACATGCTGGTTGGATTTTCCCACGAGCAGGTCGGGGAGGCCGTGGCGGAGTATCTGTTGGGCAAGGGGTATCGGCGATTCGGACTCGTGTTCGCCAATGACCAGCGTGGCGACGTTCGCCGCAGCGGCTTGCTTGCGGCGTTGGCCAGGCACGGCATCAGCGACGTGCCCCTCGAGTCGGTGCCGGTCCCAACCACCATGGGCTTGGGCAAGCGGCATTTTGCCAAGCTGCTGGAACGTGCCCCTGGGCTGGACGTCGTGGTCTGCAGCTCCGATCCCTTGGCGCAGGGGGTCGTCGTGGAGGCGCAAGAGCGGGGCATTGCTGTTCCGGATCAACTCGCGGTGATGGGGTTCGGTGACTACGATTTCGCCGCCGAGTTGTCTCCGACACTCAGTTCCGTCAGCATCGATGGGAAGGCGATCGGCATTCGCGCCGCGCGTTTCCTGGTCGCCAGGATCGAGAAGACGGAGTCCGCTGGGTCCGAGACCGTTGTCGACGTCGGTTTCAGCATCATCGAAAGAAGAAGCACCTCAAAAAGCAAATCCAAGAGCACGACTTGAGTGCGGTTAGGGATTTCCCCGCGAAGTTAAGCCTTGAATCCGCCGGATGGTAGCGCTAACATACAGCCGTTGTTGATCGGCAGGCGAAACGCCCAAGTGGTTCGCCTCGAAATGTTAGCGCTAACACTTTGCGTGTCTGGTTGATGAAGAGCGCGTTGGCAACGAGTAGAAGGGCTCGCCCTGTTACGCATGAGGCAGCCCAGTCCATCAGGCAGGAGACACCCATGACCATGATTTGCCCGGCGCAGGCGCGCCGTTGCGTTCCCTTGATTTGCGTGGCGCTCGCCGCTGCCACGCTGGCGTTGCCGGCGGCAGCGCAGCAGCCATATCCCGCCAAGCCAGTGAACATCGTTGTGCCGTTCCCCGCGGGGGGCAGCTCCGACGCAATGGGCCGGATCCTGGCCGCAGAACTGCAGGCCCAGCTCGGACAGTCGTTCGTCGTGGAGAACAAGGGCGGCGCTAATGGCGGGATTGGCTCCGTGGCGGTGGCGCGCGCGGTGCCAGACGGCTACACCCTGTTGATCTCTGGCGTGGGTTCGAATGCGATCAACTACGGCCTCTACAACAAGCTGCCGTACGCGGACAAGGATTTTGCCCACATTTCCTTGCTGGCGACCGGGCCGAATGTGCTGGTGGTGAACCCTGAGTTTCCGGCCAGGACCATTCAGGAATTCCTCAAGCTCGTCAAGGCCGCGCCTGGAAAGTACCAGGCTGCCAATTCCGGCAACGGGTCTTCGAACCACCTGGGCATGCAGATGCTCGAGTCCGCCGCAGGATTCAAGATCACGCCCGTGCCCTACAAGGGCGGCGCCGCTGCCATCAGCGACACGCTCGCCGGGCATGTGCCCATCCTCACGCTGAACCAGGACGTTCTGCTGCCGTACGTCAAGTCAGGCAAGCTGCGGCCGATTGCCGTATTCAGCGCCGAGCGGAACCCCTCGTATCCGAACGTGCCGACCATCGCCGAGTCCGGCTTCCCCGGTTTCTCGGCGGTCTCCTGGTTCGGCCTGGCAGCCCCCGCAGGTACACCCAAGGCCATCATCGACAGGCTAGCCGCCGCATCGGAAAAGGCGATGGCCAATCCCAAGGTCAAGGAAAAACTGGAGGCCGCAGGTTTCGTCGTGGTCGGCAGTTCACCCGCCAAGGCGAACGAGTTCGTCAAGGCGGAAATAGAGAAATGGGGCAAGACCGTCAGGGAATCCGGTGCAATGGTCGAGTAGGGCCGGCACCAGGCGTCACCATGCATCACCAGGCGGCCCCGGTGGGCCGTATCTCAAGGAATCAGGAGCACAAGCATGACCACGCAGCACCAGCCGAAGACCGGCGCAAACGACAACATCGCATCGATCCGGCTTTCGTCGGTGTACCTGCCGCTCGCGACGCCCATCAGCGACGCCAAGGTGCTGACCGGCAGACAGAAGCCGATGACCGAGATCGCGATACTCTTTGCCGAGATCGAGACGGAAGGTGGCGACAAGGGGCTCGGATTCAGCTACGCCAAGCGGGCCGGGGGACCCGGGCAATTCGCACATGCCAGGGAGATCGCTCCGGCGCTGATCGGCGAGGATGCCAACGACATCGCGCGGCTGTGGAACAAGCTGATCTGGGCGGGTGCATCCGTTGGGCGCAGCGGCTTGGCCACGCAAGCCATTGGCGCATTCGACGTTGCGCTGTGGGACCTCAAGGCCAGGCGCGCCAACTTGCCGCTGGCGAAGCTCCTCGGTGCGCACCGCGACTCGGTGAAGTGCTACAACACCTCGGGCGGCTTTCTTCATACGCCGCTCGACCAGCTCCTGATGAACGCGAGCAAATCGGTGGAGAAGGGCATCGGCGGCATCAAGCTGAAGGTGGGGCAGCCCGACTGCGCCGCCGACATCCAGCGGGTCGAGACAGTGCGCAAACACCTGGGTGATGGCTTTGCGCTGATGGTCGATGCCAACCAGCAGTGGGACCGGCCGACCGCGCAGCGCATGTGCCGCATCCTGGAGCAGTTCAACCTGATCTGGATCGAAGAGCCGCTGGACGCCTACGACTCCGAAGGCCATGCCGCATTGGCCGCCCAGTTCGACACGCCGATCGCCACCGGCGAGATGCTGACTAGCGTGGCAGAGCACTGGGACCTGATTCGCCATCGCGCAGCCGATTACCTGATGCCCGATGGCCCGCGCGTGGGCGGCATCACGCCCTTCCTGACGGTGGCAACGCTGGCCGATCACGCGGGACTGATGATTGCCCCTCACTTTGCCATGGAGTTGCATGTCCACCTCGCGGCAGCGTACCCGCGCGAGCCGTGGGTTGAGCACTTTGAATGGCTGGAGCCATTGTTCAATGAACGCCTCGAAATCAAGGACGGCCGCATGCTGGTGCCGACGCGGCCGGGGATCGGTGTGAGCCTGAGCGGTCAAGTGGCCGGGTGGACCCGGGAGCAGGCGGAGTTCGGCGCCAAGCGGTAACCGGCAAGCGTGCCGGGCCGGTGCAATGATAAAGATGCGATATAGACGGAGACATGATGCGAAACAGGATCACGACGCTACGCTGCGTGGCGGCGCTTCTGATGGCTTGTGCCGGTGGCGCCGCCACCGCGCAAGCCAAGTTCCCGACCGCACCCATTCGCATGCTGGTGGGCACGCCGGCGGGCGGGACCACTGACGTGATCGCCCGGTTGATCGCTGCCAGGATGAGTCAGTCGCTGAGCCAGAGTGTGGTGGTCGAGAACCGCACCGGTGCCAGTGGCCTGATCGCGGCGGAGAGCGTGGCGAAGGCCTCGGCGGATGGCTACACCGTGTTGATGGCTTCGTCGCAATTGGCGACCTATCGCGCGCTGTATGCGGCCACCAGGCTGGAACCGGAAAAGGACCTCGAGCCTCTTGGGATTGTGGCCACTTCCCCGTATGTGATGGTCGTGCATCCGTCGCTGCCGGTGAAAACGCTCCCTGAACTGATTGCGTACGCCAAGGCAAATCCCGGAAAGATCTCCTACGCGGGATCCAGCCCTGGCACCGCCCAGCATCTCGGTTGGGAACTGATCAAGACCAAAGCCGGCGTCGACATGCAGTACGTGCCTTACAAGGGCACTGGCGCCCTGATG
Proteins encoded:
- a CDS encoding thiolase: MMGSTRGTSGSQRGAIAILGTGLAGLGHAGGRTEQEIIAQAAHAAVKASGLRMQQIDGIITSSLTSPWWVMRMAEYLGIRPRFSDSTMFGGSSFIADLKIAAMAIEAGECDNVLICYGSTPRSVPSSSRQNQMRAELDPQPYEHPYKPFNPPSSYALAAARHMHQYGTTRTQLAEVAVAARRWAQLNPDAFSRDPLTVDDVINAKMISDPLTVRDCCLVTDGAGAFVVTRADRARGLHASPVYVLGCGHAHWHRQISCMDDVTVTPAVESGRRAFTEAGLTPDDIDVVELYDAFTINPILFLEDLGFCAKGEGGAFVSGGRIEPGGAFPMNTNGGGLSCLHPGMYSIFLVIEAVTQLRREAGARQVKDADIALVHGNGGVLSSQATAILSTSL
- a CDS encoding 3-hydroxyacyl-CoA dehydrogenase NAD-binding domain-containing protein, coding for MTSRSSASVFTPLTATVPTVPTVQYGRQGRIAILLLDNPPVNGLGDTVRLGLFDGIAQATQDDAVAAIVILGAGKVFCGGADIRQFNAPAASAQPTLRQVIARIEQSAKPVVAAIHGVALGGGMELALGCHYRIASADASLGLPEVNLGLVPGGGGTQRLPRLIGVPAALELIQGGKPVRGDKAVALGMADALIDGDPLAAAMAFAERVAGLPGAHPVIARRPCADAAGVDFAARSAAVSAKARNALAQRAAIACVQAATRLPIDAGLDDERARFDQLVASTESKALRHLFFAEREAPKVAALPAGASLRTVARVGILGAGTMGAGIAMAFANAGIAVTLLEQQQAALDRGLAMIRRNYEITAAKGKLTAQEIAQRMACITPTLADAALADADLVIEAVFEDMAVKKAVFARLDALCKPGAILATNTSRLSIDVIAASTSRPQDVIGLHFFSPANVMKLLEVVQGERTAPEVIATCMKMARAIGKIPVLVRVCEGFVGNRMLTPYWREAGFLLEEGASPQQVDGALTRFGMAMGPLAMADLAGMDINWATRKRLAPTRPAHLRYSKVADRICEQGRFGQKTNAGYYRYEAGSRAPLPDPAVDALIRACAAEAGIERREVSDEEIVERCMLALANEGARILEEGIARRAADIDVVYVHGYGFPAWRGGPMFHAETIGLGRTLEKIRALNAIHGEHWTPAPLLVRLVAQGRETFAAG
- a CDS encoding FUSC family protein yields the protein MTSTLLSRAHPWLRRVLRPVLDPARRYRHAKVIHAARVALGLLTSIALTTGIHLPHGEWASITLLVVIGGLQHHGNIRKKAAERALGTLIGAGAGLVIILQQSYFHAPLLSYALIVIACAICAYHAIGKGGYVALLSAITIFIVAGHGENAIADGLWRAADVLIGIAIALLFSFALPLHATYTWRYKLAEALRSCARMHTAIVNDAGFDRAVLQQAMVLQGSLLVQLRSLMPSVAKEINVSMDQLEAIQHAMRVCISLLEVLAATRPRVDDEQAKAFVRDHLAEENRRISAMLIGMARALTHGVVARLAPRGTCSLARIAGTVAPQWAGYVSLTLRLSGEFDDLRQRLAAIADRWNI
- a CDS encoding CPBP family intramembrane glutamic endopeptidase translates to MNPNRPDQTRPITFQWALALTFVAWFVEVILTMLLRPALLRNGMQPMAAASLIRVACYGLVFSTLLHASGLSYRKLFHEGGASVAATLGLLGPPILLMVPLILLLDGLAMVGIEALLPFSADDARMITQMTSGGIGIWVLVCVIAPFVEEMFFRGILLRGMLGRYARADATVYSAFVFGVAHLNIYQFVIAFAIGLFAAALYCRTRSLWPGIVLHAGLNTGVMISAAMAPDSTALEAPLSVWALAVPLGLAGAWMLRRLLWYPRGAGAAEGQS
- a CDS encoding LacI family DNA-binding transcriptional regulator, coding for MKQAKKAIEGNPPSEEGSGKTPAALPHARSSPRATGSATVADVASIAGVSAMTVSRVLNNPERVSPRTLAVVKGAIERTGYVPNLLAGGLASRRSRLVAVVVPTIANSMFAQVTQALTDELGKSGYQVMLGLSGYDVSREQELLDAILSRRPDGIVLTGTVHTDTTRTRLLKSGIPLVETWDMSPSPMDMLVGFSHEQVGEAVAEYLLGKGYRRFGLVFANDQRGDVRRSGLLAALARHGISDVPLESVPVPTTMGLGKRHFAKLLERAPGLDVVVCSSDPLAQGVVVEAQERGIAVPDQLAVMGFGDYDFAAELSPTLSSVSIDGKAIGIRAARFLVARIEKTESAGSETVVDVGFSIIERRSTSKSKSKSTT
- a CDS encoding Bug family tripartite tricarboxylate transporter substrate binding protein → MTMICPAQARRCVPLICVALAAATLALPAAAQQPYPAKPVNIVVPFPAGGSSDAMGRILAAELQAQLGQSFVVENKGGANGGIGSVAVARAVPDGYTLLISGVGSNAINYGLYNKLPYADKDFAHISLLATGPNVLVVNPEFPARTIQEFLKLVKAAPGKYQAANSGNGSSNHLGMQMLESAAGFKITPVPYKGGAAAISDTLAGHVPILTLNQDVLLPYVKSGKLRPIAVFSAERNPSYPNVPTIAESGFPGFSAVSWFGLAAPAGTPKAIIDRLAAASEKAMANPKVKEKLEAAGFVVVGSSPAKANEFVKAEIEKWGKTVRESGAMVE
- a CDS encoding L-talarate/galactarate dehydratase: MTTQHQPKTGANDNIASIRLSSVYLPLATPISDAKVLTGRQKPMTEIAILFAEIETEGGDKGLGFSYAKRAGGPGQFAHAREIAPALIGEDANDIARLWNKLIWAGASVGRSGLATQAIGAFDVALWDLKARRANLPLAKLLGAHRDSVKCYNTSGGFLHTPLDQLLMNASKSVEKGIGGIKLKVGQPDCAADIQRVETVRKHLGDGFALMVDANQQWDRPTAQRMCRILEQFNLIWIEEPLDAYDSEGHAALAAQFDTPIATGEMLTSVAEHWDLIRHRAADYLMPDGPRVGGITPFLTVATLADHAGLMIAPHFAMELHVHLAAAYPREPWVEHFEWLEPLFNERLEIKDGRMLVPTRPGIGVSLSGQVAGWTREQAEFGAKR
- a CDS encoding Bug family tripartite tricarboxylate transporter substrate binding protein, whose protein sequence is MMRNRITTLRCVAALLMACAGGAATAQAKFPTAPIRMLVGTPAGGTTDVIARLIAARMSQSLSQSVVVENRTGASGLIAAESVAKASADGYTVLMASSQLATYRALYAATRLEPEKDLEPLGIVATSPYVMVVHPSLPVKTLPELIAYAKANPGKISYAGSSPGTAQHLGWELIKTKAGVDMQYVPYKGTGALMPDLLAGRLQAGIDNVAILTPYIKSGQLRGVAVTSPARTPLLPDLPTVAASGVPDFQAMGWFGVFATGKAPPQALAALRSAVRSAMAAPEVREKLVGMGAEPQSGDPAELRGLLKRESTVWSKVIKDNHISAP